The following proteins come from a genomic window of Natrinema saccharevitans:
- a CDS encoding LLM class oxidoreductase yields the protein MPADGHENAGYRRLFEPDGLTFGTGFPLTGANRSTPDIEAELRLAEHAEAVGFDGLWARDVPTYWPKFGDSGQTFDTWPWLSHVAARTDEIALGTSSVVLTLRHPLHVAKSAATVDRLSDGRLVLGVASGDRDPEYPAFDVDREERGALFRESVDALRTVWREEFPELEGRWGRLEGDLDVVPKPTTETIPLLPTGNARQSREWIADHGDGWLFYHLPESTLESYLAEWRAAAGDKPFAIAVRVELADDRTADPEPLHLGFRAGVEWFRDYFRRLEAYGLDHAIIGIQNDDREAALATFADEIVDEL from the coding sequence ATGCCCGCCGACGGACACGAAAACGCTGGCTACCGACGCCTGTTCGAGCCCGACGGTCTGACCTTCGGGACCGGCTTCCCCCTGACGGGGGCGAACCGATCGACGCCCGACATCGAGGCCGAACTCCGCCTCGCCGAACACGCCGAGGCGGTCGGCTTCGACGGCCTCTGGGCCCGCGACGTGCCGACCTACTGGCCGAAGTTCGGCGATTCGGGCCAGACGTTCGACACCTGGCCGTGGCTCTCCCACGTCGCGGCCCGGACCGACGAGATCGCGCTCGGCACCTCGAGCGTCGTCCTCACGCTCCGGCATCCCCTTCACGTCGCGAAGTCGGCCGCGACGGTCGACCGGCTCTCCGACGGCCGGCTCGTCCTCGGAGTCGCCTCCGGCGACCGCGACCCGGAGTACCCCGCCTTCGACGTCGACCGCGAGGAGCGGGGCGCGCTGTTTCGCGAGTCCGTCGACGCCCTCCGAACGGTCTGGCGCGAGGAGTTCCCCGAACTCGAGGGTCGATGGGGCCGACTCGAGGGCGACCTCGACGTCGTGCCGAAGCCGACGACCGAGACGATCCCCCTGTTACCGACCGGCAACGCCCGCCAGTCCCGCGAGTGGATCGCCGACCACGGCGACGGCTGGCTGTTCTATCACCTCCCCGAGTCGACCCTCGAGAGCTATCTGGCCGAGTGGCGCGCGGCCGCCGGCGACAAGCCCTTCGCGATCGCCGTCCGGGTCGAGTTGGCCGACGACCGGACGGCCGATCCCGAACCGCTTCACCTGGGCTTTCGGGCCGGTGTCGAGTGGTTCCGAGACTACTTCCGTCGACTCGAGGCCTACGGCCTCGATCACGCGATTATCGGGATTCAAAACGACGACCGCGAGGCCGCGCTGGCGACGTTCGCCGACGAGATCGTCGACGAACTGTAG
- a CDS encoding MBL fold metallo-hydrolase — protein sequence MEIRFLGGAGEVGRSAILVNDRLLLDYGMKSGTPPQFPGDADPDAVVVSHGHLDHVGAIPSLLSGDARPPIHWTPPTRELALTLARDTLKLHGGTLQCPFTETDVQRATQVSRTHGYRETFEAAGHDVTFFDAGHIPGSAHVLVDDGETRLLYTGDFHTTDQRLVAETTARPDADVVICESTYSDVEHEDRPTVEDRFVESLERTLWEGGTVVIPAFAIGRTQEMLLLCERHDIPCYVDGMGKRITEMLLHHPEFVRDADALGRAKSHARFVTGRDGQRERIAEQNTAIITTSGMLHGGPAMTYVPAVRSHPTNKIAMTGYQVEGTPGRDLLETGSAEIDGRMLAVSAQVEQYDFSAHADRDGLREFLAAYEDARVLINHGDRCEAFAEELRADGVDATAPELGDRCEC from the coding sequence ATGGAGATTCGGTTTCTGGGCGGTGCGGGAGAAGTCGGCCGGAGCGCGATCCTGGTAAACGATCGCCTCCTGCTCGACTACGGGATGAAATCGGGAACCCCGCCGCAGTTCCCGGGCGACGCAGATCCCGACGCGGTCGTGGTAAGTCACGGTCATCTGGACCACGTCGGCGCGATTCCCTCGCTGCTCAGCGGCGACGCCCGCCCGCCGATCCACTGGACGCCGCCGACGCGCGAACTCGCACTGACGCTCGCGCGGGACACGCTGAAATTACACGGTGGAACGCTACAGTGTCCGTTCACCGAGACCGACGTGCAGCGAGCCACCCAGGTCTCGAGGACACACGGCTACCGGGAGACGTTCGAGGCCGCCGGTCACGACGTGACGTTTTTCGACGCCGGCCACATCCCGGGTTCGGCACACGTACTCGTCGACGACGGCGAAACGAGACTCCTCTACACCGGAGACTTCCATACGACCGACCAGCGGCTGGTGGCCGAGACGACTGCTCGTCCCGATGCGGACGTCGTGATCTGCGAAAGTACGTATTCCGATGTCGAACACGAGGATCGGCCGACGGTCGAAGACCGGTTCGTCGAGAGCCTCGAGCGGACGCTCTGGGAGGGCGGCACCGTCGTGATCCCCGCGTTCGCCATCGGCCGCACGCAGGAGATGCTGCTGCTCTGTGAGCGACACGACATCCCCTGCTACGTGGACGGGATGGGGAAACGAATCACGGAGATGCTGCTGCATCACCCCGAGTTCGTCCGCGACGCGGACGCGCTCGGGCGGGCGAAATCCCACGCACGGTTCGTCACAGGACGAGACGGACAGCGCGAGCGCATCGCCGAGCAGAACACGGCGATTATCACGACGAGCGGGATGCTCCACGGCGGCCCCGCGATGACGTACGTCCCCGCCGTCCGCTCGCATCCGACAAACAAGATCGCCATGACCGGCTATCAGGTCGAGGGAACGCCGGGCCGAGACCTGCTCGAGACCGGCAGCGCCGAGATCGACGGCCGGATGCTGGCGGTCAGCGCACAGGTCGAACAGTACGACTTCTCGGCCCACGCCGACCGCGACGGGCTCCGCGAGTTCCTCGCGGCCTACGAGGACGCTCGCGTCCTGATCAATCACGGCGACCGTTGCGAGGCGTTCGCCGAGGAACTGCGCGCCGACGGCGTCGACGCTACCGCCCCGGAACTCGGCGACCGCTGCGAGTGTTGA
- a CDS encoding MFS transporter: MSGQTDLKQGIREHLGQFSLHVLLVFATGLTIGSERTVVPVLGEDVLGVESFFVIGSFVVSFGFVKALLNLYAGKWGEEYGRKPVLVLGWLTALPIPVILIYAPSWSWITVGNILLGINQALTWSMAINAKIDLASPDQRGLAVGIDEAFGYTGVAAGAWITGVIAGQWNLRPEPFYFLAIVVVLAFLISIFLIKETVHLAQLEGDDDHHDANLPFNEVLKRATYGDKTLFAAAQAGHIENFVDTLFWIAVPLYLTSQGLAIEAVGVVVGVHSAMYFLQIGTGGLADRIGRRPPVVAGMFVAGAGVLGMVFVDSYLPWAVLAGVSGLGMALLYPNLMTVPSDAAHPTWRSAGMGVYRMWRDSGYGVGAILIGLTMQFVNTEAAFYMTALLMFVSGAVVFLWMEETHPDFGTHEPPAPAREAPGQVTAED; the protein is encoded by the coding sequence ATGAGCGGGCAAACTGACCTGAAACAGGGCATTCGCGAACACCTCGGACAGTTCTCGCTGCACGTCCTGCTGGTGTTCGCGACGGGGCTGACGATCGGCTCCGAGCGCACGGTCGTCCCCGTCTTGGGCGAGGACGTGCTCGGCGTCGAGTCGTTTTTCGTCATCGGCTCGTTCGTCGTCTCCTTCGGCTTCGTCAAGGCGCTGCTCAACCTCTACGCCGGCAAGTGGGGCGAGGAGTACGGCCGCAAGCCGGTACTCGTTCTCGGCTGGCTCACCGCGCTGCCGATCCCGGTGATCCTCATCTACGCGCCGAGTTGGAGTTGGATCACCGTCGGGAACATCCTGCTGGGGATCAACCAGGCGCTGACCTGGAGCATGGCGATCAACGCCAAGATCGACCTCGCGAGTCCCGACCAGCGCGGGCTCGCCGTCGGCATCGACGAGGCCTTCGGCTACACCGGCGTCGCAGCCGGGGCGTGGATCACCGGCGTCATCGCCGGGCAGTGGAACCTCCGGCCCGAGCCGTTCTACTTCCTCGCCATCGTGGTGGTGCTGGCGTTCCTCATCTCGATCTTCCTGATCAAGGAGACGGTTCACCTCGCGCAACTGGAGGGCGACGACGACCACCACGATGCGAACCTGCCGTTCAACGAGGTCCTGAAGCGCGCGACCTACGGCGACAAGACGCTGTTCGCAGCGGCCCAGGCCGGTCACATCGAGAACTTCGTGGACACGCTGTTCTGGATCGCCGTGCCGCTGTATCTCACGAGTCAGGGGCTCGCAATCGAGGCCGTCGGCGTCGTCGTCGGCGTCCACAGCGCGATGTACTTCCTCCAGATCGGGACCGGCGGCCTCGCCGACCGCATCGGTCGCCGCCCGCCCGTCGTCGCGGGGATGTTCGTCGCCGGTGCCGGCGTCCTCGGAATGGTGTTCGTCGACAGCTACCTCCCGTGGGCCGTTTTAGCCGGCGTCTCTGGTCTCGGGATGGCGCTGCTCTACCCGAACCTGATGACGGTACCCAGCGACGCCGCCCACCCGACCTGGCGGTCGGCAGGCATGGGCGTCTACCGGATGTGGCGCGACTCGGGCTACGGCGTCGGCGCGATCCTGATCGGCCTCACGATGCAGTTCGTGAACACCGAAGCCGCGTTCTACATGACTGCGCTCTTGATGTTCGTCTCGGGGGCAGTCGTGTTCCTGTGGATGGAAGAGACCCATCCCGACTTCGGTACCCACGAGCCACCAGCACCTGCACGAGAAGCACCGGGGCAAGTCACGGCCGAGGATTGA
- a CDS encoding MBL fold metallo-hydrolase — protein sequence MTEVTPDELSGRLQADGDDVLVLDVRHRADYDEWHIPDSVNVDVYDELQDDPERTGDALEDLPEGKEIVTVCAAGVVAQTATDVLREMGYDAATLTDGMNGWSRVHRSAPVETDLDGTLVQVARPGKGCLSHVLVSDGEAAAFDPSHYLDEYDAILEEYDADLVGVFDTHAHADHVSGGAELAERHDVPYYLHPKDALAIDATPIEDGESIEIGTVDVDVIHTPGHSEGSVSFDLEGEALLTGDTLFHESVGRVELGVEAGIEESDIEGNAATLYESLQRLLDRPDDAVVLPAHDPGSPEPPVTATLGDIKAQNEDLGRDREEFVETLASDIPNHPPNFERVKRTNVGQEDVPDDELSELELGPNRCAAE from the coding sequence ATGACAGAAGTGACTCCGGACGAACTCAGTGGGCGATTGCAGGCCGACGGGGACGACGTTCTCGTCCTCGACGTTCGGCACCGAGCGGACTACGACGAATGGCATATCCCGGACAGCGTCAACGTCGACGTCTACGACGAACTACAGGACGATCCGGAGAGGACAGGGGATGCCCTCGAGGACCTGCCGGAAGGGAAAGAGATCGTCACCGTCTGCGCCGCGGGAGTCGTCGCGCAGACGGCGACGGACGTCCTGCGAGAGATGGGGTACGACGCCGCGACGCTGACCGACGGGATGAACGGGTGGAGCCGCGTCCACCGAAGCGCGCCCGTTGAAACCGATCTCGACGGGACGCTCGTTCAGGTCGCCCGTCCCGGGAAGGGCTGTCTCTCGCACGTCCTAGTTTCGGACGGCGAGGCCGCCGCGTTCGATCCCTCCCACTACCTCGACGAGTACGATGCGATCCTCGAGGAGTACGACGCCGACCTCGTCGGCGTTTTCGACACGCACGCGCACGCCGACCACGTCTCCGGCGGTGCGGAACTCGCCGAGCGGCACGACGTTCCCTACTACCTCCACCCGAAGGACGCGCTCGCGATCGACGCGACCCCGATCGAAGACGGCGAGTCGATCGAGATCGGGACCGTCGACGTCGACGTGATCCACACGCCGGGACACAGCGAGGGCAGCGTCTCGTTCGATCTCGAGGGCGAGGCCCTGCTCACGGGCGATACGCTCTTCCACGAGAGCGTCGGCCGCGTCGAACTCGGCGTCGAAGCCGGGATCGAAGAGTCCGACATCGAAGGGAACGCGGCCACGCTCTACGAGAGCCTCCAGCGCCTGCTGGATCGGCCGGACGACGCCGTCGTCCTGCCGGCACACGATCCCGGATCACCCGAGCCACCGGTGACTGCGACACTCGGTGACATCAAAGCGCAAAACGAGGATCTCGGCCGTGACCGCGAGGAGTTCGTCGAGACGCTCGCCTCGGACATCCCGAACCATCCGCCGAACTTCGAGCGCGTCAAGCGCACCAACGTCGGGCAGGAGGACGTCCCCGACGACGAACTGTCCGAGCTCGAACTGGGCCCGAACCGCTGTGCAGCCGAGTAA
- a CDS encoding helix-turn-helix domain-containing protein: MSLYEASFRVKHECPYREISERHPDLTIREWYLSDCQVLEITSSETPTDDLLAEIDSLGTILHRSIDDSGLHVVTQACLCSLEGSIIDRFEEYNCLYQPPTIHRQGWEHYSVIAFDEGDVRALIRDLESDRDIDVLSKTAIEEQQIPHSMLAPVDQLFEDLTDRQLAALRLALESGYYEQPRKTSLRELAERTSVARSTYEEHLRKAENKLLTNAGEFLRLVTATSTGDPLHVEQPRTPEQSAD, encoded by the coding sequence ATGAGCCTGTACGAGGCCTCGTTCCGGGTGAAACACGAGTGTCCCTATCGGGAGATCTCGGAACGGCACCCGGACCTCACGATACGCGAGTGGTATCTGAGCGACTGCCAGGTACTCGAGATCACGTCCTCGGAAACCCCGACGGACGATCTGCTCGCGGAGATCGACAGTCTGGGGACGATCCTGCACCGATCGATCGACGACTCCGGGTTGCACGTCGTCACGCAGGCGTGTCTCTGTTCGCTGGAGGGGTCGATCATCGACCGATTCGAGGAGTACAACTGCCTGTACCAACCGCCGACGATCCATCGGCAGGGCTGGGAACACTACTCGGTGATCGCGTTCGACGAGGGCGACGTGCGAGCGCTGATTCGGGACCTCGAGTCCGACCGGGATATCGACGTCCTCTCGAAGACGGCCATCGAGGAACAGCAGATCCCACACAGCATGTTAGCGCCCGTCGATCAGCTCTTCGAGGATCTCACCGACCGACAGCTGGCGGCGCTCCGGTTGGCCCTCGAGAGCGGATACTACGAACAGCCCCGGAAGACGTCGCTACGCGAGTTGGCCGAGCGGACGTCCGTTGCGCGCTCGACGTACGAGGAGCACCTTCGGAAAGCCGAGAACAAACTCCTCACGAACGCGGGCGAGTTCTTGCGGTTGGTGACGGCGACGTCCACGGGAGACCCACTGCACGTCGAGCAACCACGGACGCCCGAACAGAGCGCCGACTGA
- a CDS encoding DsrE family protein yields the protein MLETDPERVWNGFRLANTALDAEHVVEVFLLGDGVEAPDLEHEKFNPHGVMRKYTQNGGDLFACGTCLDSRDIDPDDLRPRSTMGDCLRIVEDADEVLTIG from the coding sequence ATCCTCGAGACGGACCCCGAGCGCGTCTGGAACGGATTTCGACTGGCGAACACCGCCCTCGATGCGGAACACGTGGTCGAGGTGTTCCTGCTGGGCGATGGCGTCGAAGCGCCCGACCTCGAGCACGAGAAGTTCAACCCGCACGGAGTCATGCGGAAGTACACGCAAAACGGCGGGGACCTCTTCGCCTGTGGTACCTGCCTCGACTCTCGTGACATCGACCCCGACGACCTCAGGCCCCGTTCGACGATGGGCGACTGCCTTCGCATCGTCGAAGACGCCGACGAAGTACTGACCATCGGCTGA
- a CDS encoding Lrp/AsnC family transcriptional regulator, protein MNDTLDERDVKILFAIADRETDNTEIIHEETGIPKSTVHYRLQNLKEAGVITNDLYELDLDEVGLGLTVISEVWAEFDEGYHERVGEQLADIEGINQVYFTMGDTDFVLIGRLTSRDMVERLVEDYESIDEINRTSSKFVISTIKTSEGIGTLRDYDRKSFLEAHGLADETE, encoded by the coding sequence ATGAACGACACACTCGACGAGCGGGACGTCAAGATTCTCTTTGCGATCGCCGATCGGGAGACCGATAACACGGAAATCATCCACGAGGAGACGGGCATCCCGAAGTCGACGGTTCACTACCGCTTGCAGAATCTCAAGGAGGCGGGCGTCATCACGAACGATCTGTACGAACTCGATCTCGACGAGGTCGGCCTGGGGCTGACCGTCATCTCCGAGGTCTGGGCGGAGTTCGACGAGGGGTATCACGAACGAGTCGGCGAACAGCTCGCCGATATCGAGGGGATCAATCAGGTGTATTTCACGATGGGCGACACCGACTTCGTCCTCATCGGGCGGCTCACCTCGCGGGATATGGTCGAGCGACTCGTGGAGGACTACGAATCGATCGACGAGATCAACCGGACGAGTTCGAAGTTCGTCATCTCGACGATCAAGACGAGCGAGGGGATCGGCACCCTGCGCGACTACGATCGGAAATCGTTTCTCGAGGCACACGGCCTCGCGGACGAGACGGAGTAG